From one Nitrospira sp. genomic stretch:
- a CDS encoding PAS domain S-box protein: MTDWRADEADSWGRPPSAEPWAFALEGSGVGLWDWDVTTNRITFSGGWMDLFGYPQGDVEKHFDEWCSLIHSDDRSKVLAAMHHLVRGESPMCATDYRMRCKDGSYKWIVARGKIFSRTHDGAPFRILGTYTDVTERKREEEERLKREVLLSLMLKTGPGCIKRVASDGALLHMNPIGLHMIEADKEEEAIGCSVFDLVVPEHRASFIEMHQAVIKGASRTLTFEIQGFQGTRRWMETYAVPFMNPVTGHTEHLAITHDITARKQAEETLARSRDLLKSFVEHTPAAVAMLDKDLRYLAVSRRWLQDYRLGNWNLIGKHHYDVFPEIRLMEEWQAIHRRCLGGAVERREEDRFVRADGSEDWLRWEVRPWQETTGAIGGLIMFTEVVTERKRTEVLLRSSEEKLRQALDASNTGLWDWNTETHEVRFSREWKRQLGYEETELPDTFDTWEHRLHPDDHARAIAYVQAYLVHPEGDYRQDFRLQHKDGSYRWIEARATFVTEPDGRCVRLLGSHTDITARKQAEEALQTSETRLRLTLDVATDGLWDWNLSTKQAYYSPSWVRLLGLEDQEIPLNNMFNWKNRIHQDDRAWVEQALNRHLEGESAGYMVEHRVRHRSGEWKWFAMRGKVVAWDAQGRPVRMMGAMTDITERKLSEARLAQAAQELERKNKELAVARDKALEAVKIKAEFLATMSHEIRTPMNGVIGMTGLLLDTPLNTQQREYAEVVRVSGEHLLGIINEILDFSKIEAGKLDLEDLNFDLYTTVEDAIGLLGEPAYAKGLELTSLVHVGVPTTLRGDPGRLRQILVNLIGNAVKFTEQGEVVVTVSLEPDEGTAARSDSSYRTLRFEVSDTGVGIAPEQQTKLFQPFTQADGSNTRKYGGTGLGLAICRQLVGMMGGRIGVRSKVGEGSVFWFTGTFPLRAEEAYAAVLPHTALRGRRVLIVDDHLTNRQVLEQSLYKQGVICESAADGFQALERLRHAAGRQSLPDLAILDMQMPNMDGLELARQIKSDPRISATRLVLLTSVGQRGDARKAQHAGIAAYLTKPIRQTLLYECLSVVLGSVSEAGAPTTQQATSIITRHSLSEAQTRTKPVILVVDDNPVNQKVAANMLEKLGYRVNVAANGREAVESIARIPYALVFMDCQMPEMDGLEATRAIRDQEERQCRAGNDLSRLPVIAMTANAMQEDRDRCLASGMDDFLSKPVIKKALEAVLIRWLGPVQVTKDVTSKAA; the protein is encoded by the coding sequence ATGACTGATTGGCGCGCTGACGAAGCTGACTCATGGGGGAGACCTCCCAGCGCCGAGCCCTGGGCGTTCGCCTTGGAAGGGAGCGGCGTCGGCCTATGGGATTGGGATGTCACCACGAACAGGATCACCTTCTCGGGCGGGTGGATGGATCTGTTCGGTTATCCGCAGGGTGACGTTGAAAAGCATTTCGATGAGTGGTGTTCTCTGATCCATTCGGACGATCGTTCGAAAGTCCTGGCCGCTATGCATCATCTGGTCCGAGGCGAGAGTCCCATGTGCGCCACTGACTACCGCATGCGGTGCAAGGATGGGTCATATAAATGGATTGTCGCACGAGGAAAGATCTTTTCGAGGACTCACGATGGTGCACCCTTCCGCATCCTCGGCACCTATACGGACGTTACCGAGCGCAAGCGAGAGGAAGAAGAGCGACTCAAACGGGAAGTGCTTCTCTCACTAATGCTGAAGACGGGACCTGGGTGTATCAAGCGCGTTGCGTCGGACGGGGCCCTGCTGCACATGAATCCGATCGGACTGCACATGATCGAGGCGGATAAGGAGGAGGAGGCGATCGGATGCTCTGTCTTCGATCTGGTCGTACCCGAGCACCGGGCTTCATTCATCGAAATGCATCAAGCGGTGATCAAGGGAGCGTCGCGAACGCTTACGTTCGAGATTCAAGGGTTCCAGGGAACAAGACGATGGATGGAAACCTACGCAGTCCCGTTCATGAATCCGGTCACAGGTCACACAGAGCATCTTGCCATTACTCATGATATTACCGCCCGCAAGCAGGCCGAAGAGACACTGGCTCGAAGCCGTGACTTACTCAAATCCTTTGTCGAGCATACGCCCGCAGCGGTCGCAATGCTGGACAAGGATCTCCGATATCTCGCTGTCAGCCGTCGGTGGTTGCAGGACTACCGACTTGGCAACTGGAATCTCATCGGCAAACACCACTACGACGTGTTCCCGGAAATTCGATTAATGGAAGAATGGCAAGCAATCCATCGGCGCTGTTTGGGCGGGGCCGTGGAACGCCGTGAAGAAGATCGGTTCGTTCGCGCAGACGGCTCCGAAGACTGGCTCCGATGGGAGGTGCGTCCTTGGCAGGAGACCACGGGTGCCATCGGCGGCCTCATCATGTTTACGGAGGTCGTCACCGAGCGCAAACGAACGGAGGTATTACTGCGGTCCTCCGAGGAGAAACTCCGCCAGGCCCTTGATGCATCCAATACCGGATTGTGGGATTGGAACACGGAGACCCATGAGGTTCGATTCTCGCGAGAGTGGAAGCGGCAGCTTGGGTACGAAGAAACAGAGCTTCCGGACACATTTGACACCTGGGAGCATCGACTTCACCCCGACGACCATGCCAGGGCGATCGCCTATGTACAGGCCTATCTCGTCCACCCAGAAGGGGACTATCGACAGGACTTCCGACTTCAACACAAGGACGGTTCCTACCGTTGGATCGAGGCACGGGCTACCTTCGTCACAGAACCGGATGGGCGATGTGTTCGTCTCCTCGGTTCGCATACCGACATCACCGCCCGCAAGCAGGCTGAAGAAGCGCTCCAAACTAGTGAGACCCGCCTCCGGCTCACACTCGATGTTGCCACCGATGGACTGTGGGACTGGAATTTATCGACGAAGCAGGCCTACTACAGTCCCAGTTGGGTTCGCCTTTTGGGTCTTGAGGATCAGGAGATCCCATTGAACAATATGTTCAATTGGAAAAATCGCATTCATCAGGACGATCGTGCATGGGTCGAACAGGCCCTGAACCGCCATCTGGAAGGGGAAAGCGCTGGGTATATGGTCGAACATCGTGTCCGCCACCGCTCTGGTGAGTGGAAATGGTTCGCGATGCGCGGGAAAGTGGTGGCGTGGGATGCGCAGGGTCGTCCTGTTCGCATGATGGGCGCGATGACCGATATTACGGAGCGCAAGTTGTCGGAGGCAAGATTGGCACAAGCGGCACAGGAGCTCGAACGGAAAAATAAGGAGCTGGCGGTAGCCAGAGATAAAGCCCTTGAGGCCGTCAAAATCAAGGCGGAGTTTCTGGCGACGATGAGCCATGAAATCAGGACCCCGATGAACGGCGTGATTGGGATGACCGGATTGCTGCTCGATACTCCGTTGAATACACAACAACGTGAATATGCCGAAGTTGTACGCGTATCCGGCGAGCATTTACTGGGTATTATCAACGAAATTCTCGATTTCTCAAAAATTGAGGCTGGAAAGCTTGATTTGGAAGATCTCAACTTCGATCTTTACACCACCGTGGAGGATGCTATCGGTCTGCTCGGAGAACCGGCCTATGCCAAGGGGCTTGAACTAACCAGTCTGGTGCATGTCGGCGTACCGACGACTCTCCGAGGCGATCCTGGTCGCCTCCGTCAGATCTTGGTGAATTTGATCGGGAATGCCGTCAAATTTACGGAGCAGGGCGAGGTCGTGGTGACGGTGAGCCTAGAGCCTGACGAGGGGACCGCGGCTCGTTCGGATTCATCGTACCGGACATTGCGGTTTGAAGTGTCGGATACCGGAGTCGGCATCGCCCCGGAGCAGCAGACAAAACTATTTCAACCGTTCACGCAAGCCGACGGTTCGAACACAAGAAAGTACGGTGGGACTGGGTTGGGTCTTGCCATCTGTAGGCAGCTCGTTGGGATGATGGGAGGGAGGATCGGGGTCCGCAGTAAGGTTGGAGAAGGGAGTGTCTTTTGGTTCACGGGGACTTTCCCCCTACGAGCGGAAGAGGCGTACGCAGCTGTATTGCCGCACACGGCCCTACGAGGCCGTCGAGTGTTGATTGTGGATGATCATCTTACGAATCGGCAGGTACTTGAGCAGAGTCTCTACAAACAAGGTGTGATCTGTGAAAGTGCGGCGGATGGGTTTCAAGCTCTGGAGCGTTTGCGTCACGCGGCTGGTCGGCAGAGTCTTCCTGATTTGGCGATCTTGGATATGCAGATGCCCAATATGGATGGGCTGGAATTGGCTCGACAAATCAAATCGGACCCTCGGATCAGTGCGACACGCCTCGTTCTTTTGACATCGGTCGGTCAGCGCGGCGATGCCAGAAAGGCTCAGCATGCCGGTATCGCTGCCTACCTCACGAAACCCATCCGGCAGACACTGTTATACGAATGCCTCAGCGTTGTGTTGGGAAGTGTTTCGGAGGCTGGCGCTCCGACTACTCAGCAGGCCACTTCGATCATTACTCGGCATAGCCTTTCGGAAGCGCAGACACGAACCAAGCCTGTGATCTTAGTTGTAGATGACAATCCGGTCAATCAAAAGGTGGCGGCGAACATGCTTGAAAAACTCGGATATCGGGTCAATGTGGCAGCCAATGGACGTGAAGCGGTCGAATCCATCGCTCGCATTCCCTATGCATTGGTATTTATGGATTGCCAGATGCCTGAGATGGACGGGCTTGAAGCGACAAGGGCTATCCGCGATCAGGAAGAGCGTCAGTGCCGAGCTGGCAACGATCTGTCCCGTCTTCCCGTCATCGCGATGACCGCCAATGCGATGCAGGAGGAT